A window of the Loxodonta africana isolate mLoxAfr1 chromosome 3, mLoxAfr1.hap2, whole genome shotgun sequence genome harbors these coding sequences:
- the PNPLA6 gene encoding patatin-like phospholipase domain-containing protein 6 isoform X8 — translation MDAPLQTGMVLGVMIGAGVAMLVTAVLILLLVRRLRVPKTPAPDGPRYRFRKRDKVLFYGRKIMRKVSQSTSSLVDTSVSTTSRPRMKKKLKMLNIAKKILRIQKEAPTLQRKEPPPAVLEADLTEGDLANSHLPSEVLYMLKNVRVLGHFEKPLFLELCRHMVFQRLCQGDYVFRPGQPDASIYVVQDGLLELCLPGPDGKECVVKEVVPGDSVNSLLSILDVITGHQHPQRTVSARAARDSTVLRLPVEAFSAVFTKYPESLVRVVQIIMVRLQRVTFLALHNYLGLTNELFSHEIQPLRLFPSPGLPTRTSPIRGSKRAIGASTTEELRETPARPPDPSGAPLPGPAGDPVKPTSLEAPSAPLLSRCISMPVDISGLQGGPRSDFDMAYERGRISVSLQEEASGGPQAAPAREPREQPAGACEYSYCEDESATGGCPFGPYQGRQTSSIIEAAKRELAKLMRIEDPSLLNSRVLLHHAKAGTIIARQGDQDVSLHFVLWGCLHVYQRMIDKAEDVCLFVAQPGELVGQLAVLTGEPLIFTLRAQRDCTFLRISKSDFYEIMRAQPSVVLSAAHTVAARMSPFVRQMDFAIDWTAVEAGRALYRQGDRSDCTYIVLNGRLRSVIQRGSGKKELVGEYGRGDLIGVVEALTRQPRATTVHAVRDTELAKLPEGTLGHIKRRYPQVVTRLIHLLSQKILGNLQQLQGPFPGSGLGVPPHSELTNPASNLATVAVLPVCAEVPMVAFTLELQHALQAIGPTLLLNSDIIRARLGASALDSIQEFRLSGWLAQQEDAHRIVLYQTDASLTPWTLRCLRQADCILIVGLGDQEPTLGQLEQMLENTAVRALKQLVLLHREEGAGPTRTVEWLNMRSWCSGHLHLRCPRRLFSRRSPAKLHELYEKVFSRRADRHSDFSRLARVLTGNTIALVLGGGGARGCSHIGVLKALEEAGVPVDLVGGTSIGSFIGALYAEERSASRTKQRAREWAKSMTSVLEPVLDLTYPVTSMFTGSAFNRSIHRVFQDKQIEDLWLPYFNVTTDITASAMRVHKDGSLWRYVRASMTLSGYLPPLCDPKDGHLLMDGGYINNLPADIARSMGAKTVIAIDVGSQDETDLSTYGDSLSGWWLLWKRLNPWAEKVKVPDMAEIQSRLAYVSCVRQLEVVKSSSYCEYLRPSIDCFKTMDFGKFDQIYDVGYQYGKTVFGAWSRGNVIEKMLTDRRSADLNESRRADVLAFPSSGFTDLAEIVSRIEPPTSYVSDGCADGEESDCLTEYEEDGGPDCSRDEGGSPEGASPSVASEMEEEKSLLRHRRGIPQDPPSSTVDA, via the exons ATGGATGCCCCGCTGCAAACAGGAATG GTACTGGGCGTGATGATCGGGGCCGGAGTCGCGATGCTGGTCACAGCTGTGCTCATCCTCCTGCTGGTGCGGAGGCTGCGAGTGCCGA AAACCCCAGCCCCGGATGGCCCCCGGTATCGATTCCGGAAGAGGGACAAAGTGCTTTTCTATGGCCGGAAGATTATGCGGAAG GTGTCACAGTCCACTTCCTCCTTGGTGGACACCTCAGTCTCCACTACTTCTCGGCCACGCATGAAGAAGAAACTTAAGATGCTCAACATTGCTAAGAA GATCCTgcgcatccagaaagaagcaccAACGTTGCAGCGGAAGGAGCCCCCGCCCGCTGTGCTGGAGGCCGACCTGACAGAGGGCGACCTGGCCAACTCCCACCTGCCCTCTGAGGTGCTCTACATGCTCAAGAACGTCCG GGTGCTGGGCCACTTTGAGAAGCCACTGTTCCTGGAGCTCTGCCGGCACATGGTCTTCCAGCGGCTCTGCCAGGGGGACTACGTCTTCCGGCCAGGCCAGCCCGATGCCAGCATCTATGTGGTCCAAGATGGGCTGCTGGAGCTCTGCCTGCCGGGGCCT GATGGGAAGGAGTGTGTGGTGAAAGAAGTGGTCCCCGGGGACAGCGTCAACAGCCTTCTGAGCATCCTGGACGTCATCACT GGTCACCAGCATCCCCAGCGCACGGTGTCTGCTCGGGCCGCCCGCGACTCCACGGTGCTGCGGCTGCCGGTGGAGGCCTTCTCTGCCGTCTTCACCAAGTACCCCGAGAGCCTGGTGCGGGTCGTGCAG ATCATCATGGTCCGACTGCAGAGGGTCACGTTCCTGGCACTTCACAACTACCTGGGTCTGACCAATGAGCTCTTCAGCCAC GAGATCCAACCACTCCGACTCTTTCCCAGCCCTGGCCTCCCGACCCGCACCAGCCCCATACGTGGCTCCAAGCGGGCAATCGGTGCCTCGACTACTGAAGAACTGAGGGAGACCCCTGCCCGGCCGCCTGACCCCAGTGGGGCCCCACTGCCTGGGCCTGCAG GGGACCCAGTGAAGCCCACCTCCCTGGAAGCACCCTCGGCCCCACTGCTGAGTCGCTGTATCTCCATGCCTGTGGACATCTCAG GTTTGCAGGGTGGCCCCCGTTCGGACTTCGACATGGCATATGAGCGTGGCCGGATCTCCGTGTCCCTGCAAGAAGAGGCCTCAGGAGGACCCCAGGCAGCCCCCGCTCGG GAGCCCCGGGAACAGCCGGCAGGTGCCTGTGAGTACAGCTACTGCGAGGATGAGTCGGCCACTGGCGGCTGCCCCTTTGGGCCCTACCAAGGCCGCCAGACGAGCAGCATCATTGAGGCCGCCAAGCGGGAGCTGGCCAAGCTGATGCGCATTGAG GACCCCTCTCTTCTGAACAGCCGGGTCTTACTGCATCATGCCAAAGCCGGCACCATTATTGCCCGTCAGGGGGACCAG GACGTGAGCTTGCACTTCGTGCTCTGGGGCTGCCTGCACGTGTACCAGCGCATGATTGACAAGGCGGAGGACGTGTGCCTGTTCGTGGCCCAGCCTGGAGAGTTGGTGGGGCAGCTGGCCGTGCTCACGGGGGAGCCCCTCATCTTTACACTCCGTGCCCAGCGCGACTGCACCTTCCTGCGCATCTCCAAGTCCGACTTTTATGA GATCATGCGTGCACAGCCCAGTGTGGTACTGAGCGCTGCGCACACGGTGGCTGCAAGGATGTCGCCCTTCGTGCGCCAGATGGACTTCGCCATCGACTGGACTGCAGTGGAGGCAGGACGCGCACTGTACAG GCAGGGCGACCGCTCTGACTGCACCTACATTGTGCTCAATGGGCGTCTGCGTAGCGTCATTCAGCGCGGCAGCGGCAAGAAGGAGCTGGTGGGCGAGTACGGGCGCGGCGACCTCATTGGCGTG GTGGAGGCGCTGACCCGGCAGCCGCGGGCAACGACAGTACACGCAGTGCGAGACACGGAGTTGGCCAAGCTCCCCGAGGGCACTTTGGGCCACATCAAGCGGCGGTACCCACAG GTCGTGACTCGCCTCATCCACTTGCTGAGCCAGAAAATTCTCGGGAATTTACAGCAGCTACAGGGACCCTTCCCAG GCTCGGGGCTGGGTGTTCCCCCGCACTCGGAGCTCACCAACCCAGCCAGCAACCTGGCCACTGTGGCCGTCCTGCCTGTGTGTGCCGAGGTGCCCATGGTGGCCTTCACGTTGGAGCTACAGCATGCTTTGCAAGCCATTG GCCCCACACTCCTCCTAAACAGTGACATCATCCGGGCCCGTCTGGGGGCCTCTGCGCTGGATAG catcCAGGAGTTCCGGCTTTCGGGGTGGCTGGCGCAGCAGGAGGACGCGCATCGCATCGTGCTCTACCAGACAGACGCGTCGCTGACGCCCTGGACCCTGCGCTGCCTGCGCCAGGCTGACTGCATCCTCATCGTGGGACTGGGCGACCAGGAGCCCACTCTTGGCCAG CTGGAGCAGATGTTGGAGAACACAGCCGTGCGTGCCCTGAAACAGCTCGTCCTGCTGCACCGGGAGGAAGGTGCAGGCCCCACGCGCACCGTCGAGTGGCTCAACATGCGCAGCTGGTGCTCAGGGCACCTGCACCTGCGCTGTCCGCGCCGCCTCTTCTCGCGCCGCAGCCCAGCCAAGCTG CACGAGCTCTACGAGAAGGTGTTCTCGCGGCGCGCGGACCGCCACAGCGACTTCTCTCGCCTGGCGAGGGTGCTCACAGGAAACACCATCGCCCTGGTgctgggcgggggcggggccag ggGCTGCTCGCACATCGGGGTGCTGAAGGCATTAGAGGAGGCGGGGGTGCCGGTCGACTTGGTGGGCGGCACGTCCATCGGCTCCTTCATCGGGGCCCTGTATGCGGAGGAGCGCAGCGCGAGCCGCACTAAGCAGCGGGCTCGGGAGTGGGctaag AGCATGACTTCGGTGCTGGAGCCCGTGCTGGATCTCACATACCCTGTCACCTCCATGTTCACGGGGTCAGCCTTCAACCGCAGCATCCACCGCGTCTTCCAGGATAAGCAGATTGAG GATCTGTGGTTGCCATACTTCAATGTAACAACAGATATCACCGCCTCGGCCATGCGTGTCCACAAAGATG GCTCCCTGTGGCGGTATGTGCGTGCCAGCATGACGCTCTCGGGCTACCTGCCCCCTCTGTGCGACCCGAAAGATGGCCACCTGCTCATGGACGGCGGCTACATCAACAACCTGCCAG CGGACATCGCCCGCAGCATGGGCGCCAAAACGGTCATCGCCATTGACGTGGGCAGCCAGGACGAGACAGACCTCAGCACCTACGGGGACAGCCTGTCTGGGTGGTGGCTGCTGTGGAAGCGGCTCAACCCCTGGGCAGAAAAGGTCAAGGTCCCAGATATGGCCGAGATCCAGTCCCGCCTGGCCTATGTGTCCTGTGTGCGGCAGCTGGAGGTTGTCAAGTCCAGCTCCTATTGCGAGTATCTGCGCCCATCCATCGACTGCTTCAAGACCATGGACTTCGGGAAGTTTGATCAGATCTAT GATGTGGGCTACCAGTATGGGAAGACTGTGTTCGGGGCCTGGAGCCGTGGCAACGTCATTGAGAAGATGCTCACAGACCGGCGGTCTGCAGACCTCAACGAGAGCCGCCGCGCAGAC GTTCTCGCCTTCCCCAGCTCTGGCTTCACCGACCTGGCGGAGATTGTGTCTCGGATCGAGCCCCCCACAAGCTATGTTTCTGACGGCTGTGCTGATG GGGAGGAGTCGGATTGCCTGACAGAGTACGAGGAGGATGGAGGCCCCGACTGCTCGCGGGACGAAGGGGGCTCCCCCGAGGGCGCAAGCCCCAGTGTGGCCTCCGAGATG GAGGAGGAGAAGTCCCTTCTCCGGCACCGGCGCGGCATACCCCAGGACCCTCCCAGCTCCACCGTGGACGCCTGA
- the PNPLA6 gene encoding patatin-like phospholipase domain-containing protein 6 isoform X6 encodes MDAPLQTGMVLGVMIGAGVAMLVTAVLILLLVRRLRVPKTPAPDGPRYRFRKRDKVLFYGRKIMRKVSQSTSSLVDTSVSTTSRPRMKKKLKMLNIAKKILRIQKEAPTLQRKEPPPAVLEADLTEGDLANSHLPSEVLYMLKNVRVLGHFEKPLFLELCRHMVFQRLCQGDYVFRPGQPDASIYVVQDGLLELCLPGPDGKECVVKEVVPGDSVNSLLSILDVITGHQHPQRTVSARAARDSTVLRLPVEAFSAVFTKYPESLVRVVQIIMVRLQRVTFLALHNYLGLTNELFSHEIQPLRLFPSPGLPTRTSPIRGSKRAIGASTTEELRETPARPPDPSGAPLPGPAGDPVKPTSLEAPSAPLLSRCISMPVDISGLQGGPRSDFDMAYERGRISVSLQEEASGGPQAAPARTPTQEPREQPAGACEYSYCEDESATGGCPFGPYQGRQTSSIIEAAKRELAKLMRIEDPSLLNSRVLLHHAKAGTIIARQGDQDVSLHFVLWGCLHVYQRMIDKAEDVCLFVAQPGELVGQLAVLTGEPLIFTLRAQRDCTFLRISKSDFYEIMRAQPSVVLSAAHTVAARMSPFVRQMDFAIDWTAVEAGRALYRQGDRSDCTYIVLNGRLRSVIQRGSGKKELVGEYGRGDLIGVVEALTRQPRATTVHAVRDTELAKLPEGTLGHIKRRYPQVVTRLIHLLSQKILGNLQQLQGPFPAGSGLGVPPHSELTNPASNLATVAVLPVCAEVPMVAFTLELQHALQAIGPTLLLNSDIIRARLGASALDSIQEFRLSGWLAQQEDAHRIVLYQTDASLTPWTLRCLRQADCILIVGLGDQEPTLGQLEQMLENTAVRALKQLVLLHREEGAGPTRTVEWLNMRSWCSGHLHLRCPRRLFSRRSPAKLHELYEKVFSRRADRHSDFSRLARVLTGNTIALVLGGGGARGCSHIGVLKALEEAGVPVDLVGGTSIGSFIGALYAEERSASRTKQRAREWAKSMTSVLEPVLDLTYPVTSMFTGSAFNRSIHRVFQDKQIEDLWLPYFNVTTDITASAMRVHKDGSLWRYVRASMTLSGYLPPLCDPKDGHLLMDGGYINNLPADIARSMGAKTVIAIDVGSQDETDLSTYGDSLSGWWLLWKRLNPWAEKVKVPDMAEIQSRLAYVSCVRQLEVVKSSSYCEYLRPSIDCFKTMDFGKFDQIYDVGYQYGKTVFGAWSRGNVIEKMLTDRRSADLNESRRADVLAFPSSGFTDLAEIVSRIEPPTSYVSDGCADGEESDCLTEYEEDGGPDCSRDEGGSPEGASPSVASEMEEEKSLLRHRRGIPQDPPSSTVDA; translated from the exons ATGGATGCCCCGCTGCAAACAGGAATG GTACTGGGCGTGATGATCGGGGCCGGAGTCGCGATGCTGGTCACAGCTGTGCTCATCCTCCTGCTGGTGCGGAGGCTGCGAGTGCCGA AAACCCCAGCCCCGGATGGCCCCCGGTATCGATTCCGGAAGAGGGACAAAGTGCTTTTCTATGGCCGGAAGATTATGCGGAAG GTGTCACAGTCCACTTCCTCCTTGGTGGACACCTCAGTCTCCACTACTTCTCGGCCACGCATGAAGAAGAAACTTAAGATGCTCAACATTGCTAAGAA GATCCTgcgcatccagaaagaagcaccAACGTTGCAGCGGAAGGAGCCCCCGCCCGCTGTGCTGGAGGCCGACCTGACAGAGGGCGACCTGGCCAACTCCCACCTGCCCTCTGAGGTGCTCTACATGCTCAAGAACGTCCG GGTGCTGGGCCACTTTGAGAAGCCACTGTTCCTGGAGCTCTGCCGGCACATGGTCTTCCAGCGGCTCTGCCAGGGGGACTACGTCTTCCGGCCAGGCCAGCCCGATGCCAGCATCTATGTGGTCCAAGATGGGCTGCTGGAGCTCTGCCTGCCGGGGCCT GATGGGAAGGAGTGTGTGGTGAAAGAAGTGGTCCCCGGGGACAGCGTCAACAGCCTTCTGAGCATCCTGGACGTCATCACT GGTCACCAGCATCCCCAGCGCACGGTGTCTGCTCGGGCCGCCCGCGACTCCACGGTGCTGCGGCTGCCGGTGGAGGCCTTCTCTGCCGTCTTCACCAAGTACCCCGAGAGCCTGGTGCGGGTCGTGCAG ATCATCATGGTCCGACTGCAGAGGGTCACGTTCCTGGCACTTCACAACTACCTGGGTCTGACCAATGAGCTCTTCAGCCAC GAGATCCAACCACTCCGACTCTTTCCCAGCCCTGGCCTCCCGACCCGCACCAGCCCCATACGTGGCTCCAAGCGGGCAATCGGTGCCTCGACTACTGAAGAACTGAGGGAGACCCCTGCCCGGCCGCCTGACCCCAGTGGGGCCCCACTGCCTGGGCCTGCAG GGGACCCAGTGAAGCCCACCTCCCTGGAAGCACCCTCGGCCCCACTGCTGAGTCGCTGTATCTCCATGCCTGTGGACATCTCAG GTTTGCAGGGTGGCCCCCGTTCGGACTTCGACATGGCATATGAGCGTGGCCGGATCTCCGTGTCCCTGCAAGAAGAGGCCTCAGGAGGACCCCAGGCAGCCCCCGCTCGG ACCCCCACTCAGGAGCCCCGGGAACAGCCGGCAGGTGCCTGTGAGTACAGCTACTGCGAGGATGAGTCGGCCACTGGCGGCTGCCCCTTTGGGCCCTACCAAGGCCGCCAGACGAGCAGCATCATTGAGGCCGCCAAGCGGGAGCTGGCCAAGCTGATGCGCATTGAG GACCCCTCTCTTCTGAACAGCCGGGTCTTACTGCATCATGCCAAAGCCGGCACCATTATTGCCCGTCAGGGGGACCAG GACGTGAGCTTGCACTTCGTGCTCTGGGGCTGCCTGCACGTGTACCAGCGCATGATTGACAAGGCGGAGGACGTGTGCCTGTTCGTGGCCCAGCCTGGAGAGTTGGTGGGGCAGCTGGCCGTGCTCACGGGGGAGCCCCTCATCTTTACACTCCGTGCCCAGCGCGACTGCACCTTCCTGCGCATCTCCAAGTCCGACTTTTATGA GATCATGCGTGCACAGCCCAGTGTGGTACTGAGCGCTGCGCACACGGTGGCTGCAAGGATGTCGCCCTTCGTGCGCCAGATGGACTTCGCCATCGACTGGACTGCAGTGGAGGCAGGACGCGCACTGTACAG GCAGGGCGACCGCTCTGACTGCACCTACATTGTGCTCAATGGGCGTCTGCGTAGCGTCATTCAGCGCGGCAGCGGCAAGAAGGAGCTGGTGGGCGAGTACGGGCGCGGCGACCTCATTGGCGTG GTGGAGGCGCTGACCCGGCAGCCGCGGGCAACGACAGTACACGCAGTGCGAGACACGGAGTTGGCCAAGCTCCCCGAGGGCACTTTGGGCCACATCAAGCGGCGGTACCCACAG GTCGTGACTCGCCTCATCCACTTGCTGAGCCAGAAAATTCTCGGGAATTTACAGCAGCTACAGGGACCCTTCCCAG CAGGCTCGGGGCTGGGTGTTCCCCCGCACTCGGAGCTCACCAACCCAGCCAGCAACCTGGCCACTGTGGCCGTCCTGCCTGTGTGTGCCGAGGTGCCCATGGTGGCCTTCACGTTGGAGCTACAGCATGCTTTGCAAGCCATTG GCCCCACACTCCTCCTAAACAGTGACATCATCCGGGCCCGTCTGGGGGCCTCTGCGCTGGATAG catcCAGGAGTTCCGGCTTTCGGGGTGGCTGGCGCAGCAGGAGGACGCGCATCGCATCGTGCTCTACCAGACAGACGCGTCGCTGACGCCCTGGACCCTGCGCTGCCTGCGCCAGGCTGACTGCATCCTCATCGTGGGACTGGGCGACCAGGAGCCCACTCTTGGCCAG CTGGAGCAGATGTTGGAGAACACAGCCGTGCGTGCCCTGAAACAGCTCGTCCTGCTGCACCGGGAGGAAGGTGCAGGCCCCACGCGCACCGTCGAGTGGCTCAACATGCGCAGCTGGTGCTCAGGGCACCTGCACCTGCGCTGTCCGCGCCGCCTCTTCTCGCGCCGCAGCCCAGCCAAGCTG CACGAGCTCTACGAGAAGGTGTTCTCGCGGCGCGCGGACCGCCACAGCGACTTCTCTCGCCTGGCGAGGGTGCTCACAGGAAACACCATCGCCCTGGTgctgggcgggggcggggccag ggGCTGCTCGCACATCGGGGTGCTGAAGGCATTAGAGGAGGCGGGGGTGCCGGTCGACTTGGTGGGCGGCACGTCCATCGGCTCCTTCATCGGGGCCCTGTATGCGGAGGAGCGCAGCGCGAGCCGCACTAAGCAGCGGGCTCGGGAGTGGGctaag AGCATGACTTCGGTGCTGGAGCCCGTGCTGGATCTCACATACCCTGTCACCTCCATGTTCACGGGGTCAGCCTTCAACCGCAGCATCCACCGCGTCTTCCAGGATAAGCAGATTGAG GATCTGTGGTTGCCATACTTCAATGTAACAACAGATATCACCGCCTCGGCCATGCGTGTCCACAAAGATG GCTCCCTGTGGCGGTATGTGCGTGCCAGCATGACGCTCTCGGGCTACCTGCCCCCTCTGTGCGACCCGAAAGATGGCCACCTGCTCATGGACGGCGGCTACATCAACAACCTGCCAG CGGACATCGCCCGCAGCATGGGCGCCAAAACGGTCATCGCCATTGACGTGGGCAGCCAGGACGAGACAGACCTCAGCACCTACGGGGACAGCCTGTCTGGGTGGTGGCTGCTGTGGAAGCGGCTCAACCCCTGGGCAGAAAAGGTCAAGGTCCCAGATATGGCCGAGATCCAGTCCCGCCTGGCCTATGTGTCCTGTGTGCGGCAGCTGGAGGTTGTCAAGTCCAGCTCCTATTGCGAGTATCTGCGCCCATCCATCGACTGCTTCAAGACCATGGACTTCGGGAAGTTTGATCAGATCTAT GATGTGGGCTACCAGTATGGGAAGACTGTGTTCGGGGCCTGGAGCCGTGGCAACGTCATTGAGAAGATGCTCACAGACCGGCGGTCTGCAGACCTCAACGAGAGCCGCCGCGCAGAC GTTCTCGCCTTCCCCAGCTCTGGCTTCACCGACCTGGCGGAGATTGTGTCTCGGATCGAGCCCCCCACAAGCTATGTTTCTGACGGCTGTGCTGATG GGGAGGAGTCGGATTGCCTGACAGAGTACGAGGAGGATGGAGGCCCCGACTGCTCGCGGGACGAAGGGGGCTCCCCCGAGGGCGCAAGCCCCAGTGTGGCCTCCGAGATG GAGGAGGAGAAGTCCCTTCTCCGGCACCGGCGCGGCATACCCCAGGACCCTCCCAGCTCCACCGTGGACGCCTGA